From Echinicola soli, a single genomic window includes:
- a CDS encoding penicillin acylase family protein, producing the protein MKYFGFLIVFIISLVLAVGLSVNLGQVPPLGYLMDPYHGFWQNAYSEDELAKETLTLEGLRAPVTVVYDNNLIPHVFAENKADLMMAQGYVTAKHRLWQMEFQTRAAAGRISEIVGSAALDFDRMQRRKGLGYGAEMGLQYIKEKEPATLELITAYTKGVNQYIDQLGLSRLPVEYKILDYRPEQWTPYKTVLLLKYMADMLVGDKDIEFTNLRHVLGESMINRLFPDIPASNDPVIEADHVWDFAPLPVHKPDSAVYPDFSLLIDPVPAPEPGTGSNNWAVAGKKTKSGHPILANDPHLGLNLPSLWYAMQLSTPEYTVKGATLPGALGVISGFNEQVAWGVTNATRDVRDWYAITFKDHSRLEYQYNDQWIQSSVRVEEIAVKGDVTYLDTVIYTHYGPVVYDESFHPNSQKMNFALKWTAHEGSNEQQTFLDLNVARNHDDYLAALDHYTAPAQNFAFASSQGDIAMKVQGKFPLKWPEQGKYLMDGNNPAFEWSGYIPFGHNPSTLNPERGFVSSANQYSVGESYPYYIFDNSFEDYRNRRINSRLGEMENITLEDMKALQFDDFDLHASEALPLMLEKLKQDTSRKFDAKEQAFLVVLEKWDYYADPDVKGPVAFGLWWEAFKGSVWNWLDQGDRPVVYPDNFMTTSLMREVPNDSIFDIPGTTGQTETVVHHLQTSFEQASLEYQAMKADQGEDLVWASYKNTTIRHLVPNFTAFSREGIFTGGGRSIVNATSERHGASWRMLVELGPEIKAQGIYPGGQSGNPGSRFYDNLLETWAEGDYIDIGLRSKQDAANVLFTTTLNPID; encoded by the coding sequence ATGAAATATTTTGGTTTTTTAATTGTATTTATCATTTCCCTTGTGTTGGCAGTAGGCCTTTCGGTTAATCTCGGCCAAGTCCCCCCTTTGGGATATTTGATGGATCCCTATCACGGTTTTTGGCAAAATGCCTACAGTGAGGATGAGCTTGCCAAAGAAACATTGACATTGGAAGGGCTTCGGGCACCCGTGACAGTGGTCTATGACAACAACCTGATCCCCCATGTTTTTGCAGAAAACAAGGCCGACCTGATGATGGCCCAAGGCTATGTGACCGCTAAACACCGCCTTTGGCAAATGGAATTTCAGACAAGGGCGGCGGCAGGGCGTATTTCAGAAATCGTGGGCAGTGCCGCACTGGACTTTGACAGGATGCAGCGAAGAAAAGGGCTGGGCTATGGTGCCGAAATGGGACTGCAGTACATTAAGGAGAAGGAACCGGCTACCCTGGAGCTGATTACCGCCTATACCAAAGGAGTCAACCAGTACATCGACCAACTGGGCCTTTCCCGGTTACCTGTGGAATACAAGATTTTGGACTACAGGCCCGAACAATGGACACCTTATAAGACCGTGCTTTTATTGAAGTATATGGCCGATATGCTGGTCGGCGACAAGGATATCGAATTCACCAACTTGCGCCATGTCCTGGGCGAGTCCATGATCAACCGGCTCTTTCCCGATATTCCCGCAAGCAATGATCCGGTGATCGAAGCGGACCATGTTTGGGATTTTGCCCCCTTGCCTGTCCATAAACCGGACAGTGCGGTGTACCCTGATTTTTCCCTGCTCATCGATCCCGTGCCTGCCCCGGAGCCCGGCACAGGATCCAACAACTGGGCAGTAGCGGGCAAGAAAACCAAAAGTGGACATCCCATCCTGGCCAATGATCCTCACCTGGGCTTGAATTTACCGAGTTTATGGTATGCCATGCAGTTGAGTACACCGGAATATACCGTGAAAGGGGCAACCCTTCCCGGGGCGCTTGGTGTCATCAGTGGATTCAATGAGCAAGTGGCATGGGGCGTGACCAATGCCACCCGGGATGTCAGGGACTGGTATGCCATCACCTTTAAGGACCACAGCCGGCTGGAGTACCAATACAATGACCAATGGATCCAGAGTTCGGTGCGGGTAGAGGAGATTGCCGTGAAAGGGGATGTGACCTATCTTGACACGGTGATTTATACCCACTACGGACCGGTAGTCTATGATGAAAGTTTCCATCCCAATAGCCAGAAGATGAATTTTGCCCTCAAGTGGACCGCCCATGAGGGTTCCAATGAGCAGCAGACCTTTCTGGACCTGAATGTGGCACGCAACCATGATGACTACCTCGCTGCACTTGACCATTATACTGCCCCCGCCCAAAACTTTGCTTTTGCCTCTTCACAGGGAGATATCGCCATGAAGGTACAGGGGAAGTTCCCCCTGAAATGGCCGGAGCAGGGAAAATACCTCATGGATGGGAACAACCCCGCATTTGAGTGGAGCGGCTATATCCCTTTTGGGCATAATCCCTCGACACTGAATCCGGAGCGGGGCTTTGTAAGCTCTGCCAACCAGTATTCGGTGGGGGAAAGCTACCCTTATTATATCTTTGACAACAGCTTTGAGGATTATCGTAATAGAAGGATCAACAGCCGGCTAGGGGAAATGGAGAACATTACCTTGGAAGATATGAAGGCCTTGCAGTTTGACGATTTCGACCTGCATGCCTCCGAGGCGCTTCCCCTCATGTTGGAAAAGCTGAAACAGGATACTTCCAGGAAGTTTGATGCCAAAGAGCAGGCCTTTTTGGTGGTGCTGGAAAAATGGGACTACTATGCCGATCCCGATGTGAAGGGCCCCGTGGCCTTTGGGCTATGGTGGGAGGCCTTTAAGGGAAGTGTTTGGAACTGGCTGGACCAAGGGGACAGGCCTGTTGTCTACCCTGACAATTTTATGACCACCTCACTCATGCGGGAGGTGCCAAACGATAGCATATTTGACATACCAGGCACTACGGGACAAACAGAAACAGTCGTACACCATCTGCAGACCAGTTTTGAACAGGCTTCCCTGGAGTATCAGGCCATGAAAGCAGATCAGGGCGAAGACCTGGTCTGGGCATCATACAAGAACACCACCATCCGGCATTTGGTGCCCAATTTCACCGCCTTTAGCAGAGAGGGCATTTTTACAGGCGGCGGACGCAGCATCGTCAATGCTACCAGTGAACGGCATGGTGCCAGCTGGAGGATGCTAGTGGAGCTGGGACCAGAAATCAAGGCTCAGGGAATCTATCCGGGAGGCCAATCCGGGAATCCCGGGAGCAGGTTCTATGACAACCTTTTAGAAACCTGGGCCGAGGGGGATTATATTGACATTGGCCTAAGGTCAAAGCAGGATGCAGCAAATGTATTGTTTACCACCACCCTAAACCCCATTGATTGA
- a CDS encoding DUF2911 domain-containing protein encodes MKKFDNLLLVGCVLMASLLSSCGGSGNNEEETAKEEAAQAMEMKEEERPSPLQKAEGKVGEKTLAVQYGAPSVNGRQIWGNLESYGEVWRTGANEATFVEISDDVTVEGKPLPAGKYSIFTVPMKEGDWTVIFNSEWDLEHGHYQYKEEHDVLRVQVTPEWLDENQEQLEITVEDPGMVIRWEKLRLPIAIQ; translated from the coding sequence ATGAAAAAGTTTGACAATTTACTTTTAGTGGGTTGCGTTTTGATGGCGTCGTTGCTGTCAAGTTGTGGAGGTTCTGGGAACAATGAAGAAGAAACGGCCAAGGAAGAGGCGGCCCAGGCGATGGAAATGAAAGAAGAGGAGCGGCCCAGCCCACTCCAAAAAGCGGAGGGAAAGGTCGGTGAAAAGACATTGGCCGTCCAATACGGCGCACCATCGGTAAACGGACGTCAGATTTGGGGAAATTTGGAATCCTATGGAGAAGTATGGCGAACCGGGGCAAATGAAGCTACCTTTGTGGAAATCTCTGATGACGTGACCGTCGAGGGCAAGCCATTGCCGGCAGGAAAGTATTCCATATTTACCGTACCGATGAAGGAAGGTGACTGGACGGTGATCTTCAATTCCGAATGGGACCTTGAGCATGGCCATTACCAGTATAAAGAGGAACATGATGTGCTCAGGGTACAGGTGACGCCGGAATGGTTGGACGAAAATCAGGAGCAACTGGAAATCACCGTGGAAGATCCTGGGATGGTCATTCGCTGGGAAAAGCTCCGCTTGCCCATTGCCATCCAATAG
- a CDS encoding endonuclease/exonuclease/phosphatase family protein has product MRFLVSVVFFVSVVLFFGVNISPEQLSYAGLVPVLIPVFLLINFILLIILILLKRKLLVLPIVAILLGWRFIGVTLTWNTPADGEGLSVMSYNAHMFSYEKYKADDPKVTPNIYNWIREQNTDIIGIQEFYQDNTTPSRNAIKLIGKEGNYHCSAHSVEERKGKRFFGLAIFSKYPIINEGKLFDNRKTNGAMFVDLKIQRDTIRVYNVHLESMSIPADQLDNIDGIKENYRETWRRLNRGVVSRASQVDVLAEHIKNSPHPSILMGDFNDVPYSYTYFTIRSILKNTFENAGKGFGFTFNKVLFFLRIDNIFYHPSLRPLRFNTLREVDYSDHYPIKAVFDMDPLIDRVPAP; this is encoded by the coding sequence ATGAGGTTTCTGGTATCTGTTGTGTTTTTTGTTTCGGTCGTTTTGTTTTTTGGTGTAAACATCTCACCGGAACAGCTTTCCTATGCCGGGCTGGTACCTGTGCTCATCCCTGTATTTCTCCTGATCAATTTCATATTACTGATCATATTGATCCTGTTGAAAAGAAAACTCCTTGTTCTCCCTATTGTCGCCATACTCCTCGGGTGGCGGTTCATTGGAGTAACCTTAACGTGGAATACTCCTGCTGACGGCGAAGGCCTTTCGGTCATGAGCTATAATGCCCATATGTTCAGTTATGAAAAATACAAGGCCGATGATCCCAAGGTCACTCCAAACATCTACAACTGGATCCGGGAGCAGAATACCGACATCATAGGCATTCAGGAGTTTTACCAGGACAATACCACTCCATCGAGAAATGCCATTAAGCTCATTGGCAAGGAGGGGAATTACCATTGCTCCGCCCATTCAGTCGAAGAGCGTAAAGGGAAGCGCTTTTTTGGCCTGGCCATTTTTTCCAAGTACCCTATCATCAATGAAGGAAAACTGTTTGACAACCGAAAGACCAACGGGGCCATGTTTGTGGACCTCAAAATACAGCGCGACACCATCCGCGTTTACAACGTGCATTTGGAATCGATGAGCATCCCTGCCGACCAACTGGACAATATTGACGGCATCAAGGAAAATTACAGGGAGACCTGGAGAAGACTTAACCGTGGCGTGGTCAGCCGTGCCAGCCAGGTGGATGTATTGGCCGAACATATTAAAAACAGTCCACACCCTTCCATCCTGATGGGGGACTTCAATGATGTTCCCTATAGCTACACCTATTTTACCATCAGGTCGATCTTAAAAAACACTTTTGAAAACGCAGGCAAGGGATTCGGTTTTACCTTTAACAAGGTATTGTTTTTCCTGAGAATCGACAATATCTTTTACCATCCCTCCCTTAGGCCGCTACGCTTCAATACCCTCCGGGAAGTGGATTATTCCGACCACTACCCGATCAAAGCGGTATTTGATATGGATCCGCTTATTGACAGGGTCCCTGCACCATAG
- a CDS encoding RagB/SusD family nutrient uptake outer membrane protein: MKHYLFLYLKGPLIMLVFAVILIGCSTETETDPPTDNNIRTAKQTTEDLMGYLSQVDSIQQFAGSFSSLSLDDDQVINGLTLIVPIDQQTESEEDRQAATGESSRVSVDFSVEDHVISGEVDLFSLEDGHLLTALSGKQVRVSRQDDLVYLNGVQVIAPLSTKVPKSQAFLLPSPLTDFDINLPIRETVMNITVMDATEWSPINLDGLPVSGAEVRVYRSKSDYFNGEYILKSYTNQEGHCTIRGLENRYHYVEVVHGEKSNIFDPVSRPEWERITGLEAAGIFSNLDQIQRYPSQKSMELGGIRWKDQNQDGTIDDQDRISMPGQYFGYYNGHNWDAKIYIGYPDGNPRLELDKEEAQAMLGEVSLELFWKDLAIIDGLMVNQATNDGLPSIFHSILGFRFGPQDPAIAQVWKRAYDSITLLDFTIAYAGAGAAEEALQARAWRAYVYLQLSQYFGNVPMLEKGQYANQVPKEDMFDYLVEELGELAELLPRQMEGYGLMTRYGAKTLLARISMEQGDSRKTTDLCREILGSEQFQLEQGLALFNPVSRENIWSARNYNHSYVQDYFFGREYWAPIRLTEIHLMLAESRLARQDALEAMDIINLLRDRSGQSPVIETEGLRKVFEEQWFQELAREGSTFTAIRRWEKEYEYLYHSGFNANKNTYLPIPQVVIDDHFEMMQNRGY; encoded by the coding sequence ATGAAACACTATTTATTCCTCTATTTGAAAGGGCCGCTCATCATGCTGGTCTTTGCGGTCATATTGATAGGCTGCTCTACGGAAACCGAAACAGATCCCCCCACGGACAACAACATCAGGACGGCCAAGCAGACCACCGAAGACCTGATGGGATACCTCTCCCAAGTGGACAGTATCCAGCAGTTTGCCGGATCGTTTTCTTCCCTATCGTTGGATGATGATCAGGTCATAAATGGACTGACCTTGATTGTTCCGATCGATCAGCAGACCGAGTCGGAAGAAGACAGACAGGCTGCAACAGGAGAATCTTCACGGGTGAGCGTTGATTTTTCGGTGGAAGACCATGTCATTTCTGGAGAGGTGGACCTGTTCTCGCTTGAAGACGGCCATTTGCTCACCGCCCTGAGCGGAAAGCAGGTAAGGGTTTCCCGTCAGGACGATTTGGTTTACCTAAATGGTGTACAGGTGATCGCTCCCCTTAGCACAAAGGTCCCCAAAAGCCAGGCTTTTCTGCTTCCCTCTCCACTGACCGATTTTGATATCAACTTGCCTATCAGGGAAACGGTCATGAACATTACCGTAATGGATGCTACCGAATGGAGCCCGATCAACTTGGATGGGTTGCCCGTTTCCGGTGCCGAAGTGCGTGTTTACCGGTCCAAATCCGATTATTTTAACGGTGAGTACATCCTGAAATCCTATACCAACCAGGAAGGACACTGTACCATCAGGGGACTTGAAAACCGCTACCACTATGTGGAAGTGGTCCATGGGGAAAAATCCAATATCTTCGACCCGGTTTCACGGCCGGAATGGGAAAGGATTACGGGCCTGGAGGCCGCAGGAATATTCAGTAACCTGGACCAGATCCAAAGGTATCCCAGCCAAAAATCCATGGAACTGGGAGGGATTCGCTGGAAAGACCAGAACCAGGACGGTACTATAGATGATCAGGACCGGATTTCCATGCCCGGACAATATTTCGGCTATTATAATGGCCATAATTGGGATGCCAAGATCTATATCGGCTACCCTGATGGCAACCCCCGTTTGGAACTGGACAAAGAAGAGGCCCAGGCAATGCTGGGCGAAGTCTCCCTTGAACTGTTCTGGAAAGACCTGGCCATCATCGATGGGCTGATGGTGAACCAGGCAACCAACGATGGCCTGCCGTCCATTTTCCATTCCATTTTGGGATTTCGTTTTGGTCCCCAGGATCCGGCCATAGCCCAGGTGTGGAAACGTGCCTATGATTCCATTACCTTACTGGACTTTACCATTGCCTATGCCGGGGCCGGAGCAGCTGAGGAAGCCCTCCAGGCCAGGGCCTGGAGAGCCTATGTCTATTTGCAGCTAAGCCAATATTTTGGAAATGTCCCCATGTTGGAAAAAGGGCAGTATGCCAATCAGGTCCCCAAAGAAGACATGTTTGATTACCTGGTTGAGGAACTTGGGGAATTGGCAGAGTTACTGCCACGGCAAATGGAAGGATATGGGCTGATGACACGTTATGGCGCAAAAACCCTCCTTGCCCGGATAAGCATGGAACAAGGGGACTCCCGGAAAACCACCGACCTGTGCAGGGAGATTTTGGGCAGTGAACAGTTTCAACTTGAACAGGGTTTGGCCCTTTTTAATCCAGTCAGCAGAGAGAATATTTGGAGTGCACGCAACTATAACCACTCCTATGTGCAGGATTACTTTTTTGGCAGGGAGTATTGGGCGCCCATTAGGTTGACAGAGATACACCTGATGCTTGCCGAAAGCAGACTTGCCCGCCAGGACGCCCTGGAAGCCATGGATATTATCAACTTGCTCCGAGACAGGTCCGGTCAGTCTCCCGTTATTGAAACAGAGGGACTGCGAAAGGTCTTTGAGGAGCAATGGTTCCAGGAGCTTGCCCGGGAAGGAAGCACGTTTACGGCCATCCGCAGATGGGAAAAGGAGTATGAATACCTGTACCACAGTGGATTTAATGCCAATAAAAACACCTACCTGCCCATTCCCCAGGTGGTGATCGATGACCATTTCGAAATGATGCAAAACAGGGGTTACTGA
- a CDS encoding IS4 family transposase: protein MCNITLFSQIIKKIDRSIFKKLVKEKQTDKGCKGFDSWTHLVSMLFCHFAKSTSVRDISNGLRSATGNLNHLGIAKAPSKSSISYQNKRRDSDLFRDLYYSLLGSLGQQAAVKRSKLRIKVPVYLLDATVISLCLSVFDWATFRTKKGAVKMHTLLEYDGKLPVYVNITEGSVGDNKGAYDIPLEKGSVIVADRYYNDFPMLNVWDSKGVFFVIRHKGNLAFSTVEERELPETTAQHVLKDEEIELTNPQSKTKYKGRLRRVAVWDEENRQTIELITNNFAWAAQTIGDLYKSRWEIEVFFRDIKQLLHIKTFIGTSKNAVMIQIWTALITILLIKVMKATAKFGWHLSNLVAFIRLNIFVKIELQKWLDSPFTEPEKPPLKIVQGDLFAQTP, encoded by the coding sequence ATGTGTAATATTACATTGTTTTCACAGATTATTAAAAAGATAGACCGATCAATTTTCAAGAAATTGGTCAAGGAAAAGCAAACCGATAAGGGCTGCAAGGGATTTGACAGCTGGACGCATCTTGTCTCGATGTTGTTCTGCCATTTTGCCAAGAGCACCTCGGTAAGGGACATTTCCAACGGACTCCGGTCTGCTACCGGGAACCTTAACCATCTTGGTATTGCCAAAGCCCCCTCCAAATCAAGTATCAGCTATCAGAACAAACGAAGGGATTCGGACCTGTTCAGGGACCTTTACTATTCCCTACTGGGAAGTTTAGGACAGCAGGCAGCTGTCAAGAGGTCCAAACTCAGGATCAAGGTCCCCGTTTACCTGCTCGATGCCACGGTGATCAGCCTTTGTCTTTCGGTGTTTGACTGGGCTACTTTCCGTACCAAAAAGGGAGCTGTAAAGATGCACACCCTGCTGGAATATGACGGGAAACTCCCTGTTTACGTGAACATTACCGAGGGGAGTGTCGGGGATAATAAAGGAGCTTACGACATTCCCTTGGAAAAGGGCTCGGTGATCGTCGCCGACCGGTATTACAATGACTTCCCCATGCTCAACGTCTGGGACAGCAAAGGGGTGTTCTTCGTGATCAGGCACAAGGGAAACCTTGCCTTCAGCACCGTCGAAGAACGGGAGCTGCCCGAAACAACCGCCCAACATGTGCTCAAAGACGAAGAAATCGAACTGACCAACCCACAATCCAAAACCAAGTATAAGGGAAGGCTCAGAAGAGTGGCCGTGTGGGATGAGGAAAACCGGCAGACCATTGAACTGATCACCAACAACTTTGCCTGGGCGGCCCAGACCATTGGGGACCTCTACAAATCAAGATGGGAGATTGAGGTGTTTTTTCGGGACATCAAGCAGCTATTGCATATCAAAACCTTTATCGGAACCTCTAAAAATGCAGTAATGATCCAGATATGGACGGCTTTGATCACCATCCTGCTGATCAAAGTCATGAAGGCAACAGCTAAATTCGGCTGGCACCTGTCCAATCTGGTGGCCTTTATCCGGCTCAATATATTCGTGAAAATCGAACTGCAAAAATGGCTTGATAGCCCATTTACGGAACCCGAAAAACCACCCCTGAAAATAGTACAGGGGGATCTGTTTGCTCAAACTCCTTAA
- a CDS encoding LuxR C-terminal-related transcriptional regulator, whose translation MEKLILDEARQIWREIAQHKAPGKLELEVDLYKKLINFFQVGDYYYMVFNPPEMTIEFTSESIADILGYPPEDFTLELLTTIIHPDDLPHFINFEATVTQFWGKLSPDKVFKYKSRYDYRVKKANGKYIRILQQIITIQSDEQGAVLRTFVVHTDISHLKKDHKMVLSFIGLEGEPSYLDVRPIEKLKPAKTVLTKREMEVLGLLAQNHRSKTIAQLLCISKETVSSHRKNMLRKTGTHTVLQLVTHALERGWI comes from the coding sequence ATGGAAAAACTAATTCTTGATGAGGCCAGGCAAATCTGGAGGGAAATTGCCCAGCACAAAGCCCCTGGAAAGCTGGAACTGGAGGTAGACTTATACAAAAAGCTCATCAACTTCTTTCAGGTCGGCGACTATTACTATATGGTCTTCAATCCACCTGAAATGACCATTGAATTCACCAGTGAATCCATTGCCGATATCCTGGGTTATCCACCGGAGGATTTCACCCTGGAACTACTTACAACCATCATTCATCCGGATGACCTTCCCCATTTCATCAACTTCGAGGCTACCGTCACCCAATTCTGGGGAAAACTATCCCCTGATAAGGTCTTCAAATACAAAAGCCGCTACGATTACCGGGTAAAAAAGGCAAACGGAAAATATATCAGGATACTACAACAGATCATCACCATCCAAAGCGATGAACAGGGAGCTGTGTTAAGGACCTTTGTGGTACATACCGATATCAGCCATTTGAAAAAGGACCATAAAATGGTCCTGTCCTTTATCGGCTTGGAGGGAGAACCCTCCTATTTGGATGTCCGGCCTATCGAAAAACTAAAACCCGCCAAAACCGTACTTACCAAAAGGGAAATGGAGGTCCTCGGATTGTTGGCACAAAACCACCGTTCCAAGACCATCGCCCAGCTGCTGTGTATCAGCAAGGAGACCGTTTCCAGCCACCGGAAAAACATGCTGAGAAAAACCGGCACCCATACCGTGCTCCAACTTGTCACCCATGCCCTTGAAAGAGGCTGGATTTAA
- a CDS encoding M1 family metallopeptidase — protein MRLIRSTALLAFGLCCTIGLKAQTTRWQQAVNYEMDVEMDVDKHQYEGRQTLEYTNNSPDTLTRVFYHLYFNAFQPNSMMDVRSRTIADPDRRVQDRIANLSPEEIGYLKVNRLKMNGKKVDYEHVGTILEVSLEEPILPNSTVEFSMDFEGQVPLQIRRSGRDSKEGVRYSMSQWYPKMANYDDQGWHANPYVGREFYGIWGDFDVKITIDKAYILGGTGYLQNPEEIGYGYQEEGQKVKRPRGKKLTWHFKAPQVHDFMWAGDPKYTHDKIQMDNGITIHHLYIKNSKTAGNWEKLKEYSPKSMAFLSEHFGEYPYKQYSIIQGGDGGMEYPMATLITGERSLPSLVGVTVHEMAHSWFQGVLASNEALYPWMDEGFTTYATNLTMANIFSEEPSDFPQRGAYAGYERLAKSGKEEPMTTHSDHYHTNYAYGSAAYSKGAVFIAQLGYIIGEENRDRAMLNYFNHWKFKHPKTNDIIREMERQSGLELDWYKEYWVNSTKSIDYAVKSVEAAGDGTKITLQRDGLMPMPVDLVITYQDGSQEMVYLPLVIQRGSKPEEAGMPKRILTQRWPWTNITKEITIEKPFSSIKKVEIDPSLRMADIDRENNTFSTETKEE, from the coding sequence ATGAGATTAATACGTTCAACCGCTTTATTGGCTTTCGGTTTATGCTGTACGATAGGCCTGAAAGCCCAGACTACCCGCTGGCAGCAGGCCGTAAACTATGAAATGGACGTCGAAATGGACGTCGACAAGCACCAGTATGAAGGCCGCCAAACCCTTGAATACACCAACAATTCACCGGACACCCTCACCCGGGTCTTTTACCACCTATATTTCAATGCCTTCCAGCCCAATTCCATGATGGACGTGCGGTCACGGACCATTGCAGATCCGGACAGACGGGTACAGGACAGGATTGCAAACCTCAGCCCTGAGGAGATCGGCTACCTTAAAGTCAACCGACTCAAGATGAATGGCAAAAAAGTGGACTATGAGCATGTAGGCACCATATTGGAAGTATCATTGGAAGAGCCTATCCTGCCGAACAGCACGGTAGAATTCTCCATGGACTTCGAAGGACAGGTACCATTGCAGATCAGGCGTTCAGGCCGTGACAGCAAGGAGGGCGTACGCTATTCCATGTCCCAGTGGTATCCCAAAATGGCCAATTATGACGACCAAGGCTGGCATGCCAACCCCTATGTGGGCAGGGAATTTTATGGCATTTGGGGTGATTTTGACGTAAAGATCACCATCGATAAAGCCTACATCCTTGGAGGCACCGGCTACCTGCAAAATCCCGAAGAAATCGGTTATGGCTATCAAGAAGAAGGCCAGAAGGTGAAAAGACCAAGGGGCAAAAAACTCACTTGGCACTTCAAAGCACCTCAGGTGCATGATTTCATGTGGGCCGGCGATCCGAAATACACCCACGACAAAATCCAAATGGACAATGGCATCACCATCCACCACTTGTACATCAAAAACAGCAAAACGGCCGGTAACTGGGAGAAGCTCAAGGAGTATTCCCCAAAATCCATGGCCTTTTTGAGCGAACATTTTGGTGAGTACCCCTATAAGCAATATTCTATCATCCAGGGCGGTGATGGCGGCATGGAGTATCCCATGGCCACCCTCATTACCGGAGAGCGTTCCCTGCCTAGCCTGGTCGGAGTAACCGTCCACGAAATGGCCCACAGTTGGTTCCAAGGGGTATTGGCCAGCAATGAAGCCCTTTATCCATGGATGGACGAAGGCTTTACCACCTATGCCACCAACCTTACCATGGCCAATATCTTCTCCGAAGAGCCTTCTGATTTCCCACAACGGGGCGCCTATGCGGGCTATGAAAGATTGGCAAAATCCGGTAAAGAGGAGCCGATGACTACCCACTCTGACCATTACCACACCAACTATGCCTACGGTTCTGCAGCCTATTCCAAAGGTGCGGTCTTTATCGCCCAGTTGGGTTATATCATTGGGGAAGAAAACAGGGACCGGGCCATGCTGAACTACTTCAACCACTGGAAGTTCAAGCATCCCAAGACCAATGATATCATCCGTGAAATGGAAAGACAAAGTGGCCTTGAACTTGATTGGTACAAGGAATACTGGGTAAACAGCACCAAATCCATTGATTATGCCGTAAAATCCGTAGAAGCTGCGGGTGACGGTACCAAGATCACCTTGCAGCGTGACGGTCTGATGCCCATGCCTGTCGACCTGGTGATCACCTATCAGGACGGCAGCCAGGAAATGGTTTACCTTCCCCTGGTCATCCAGCGGGGAAGCAAACCTGAAGAAGCAGGCATGCCTAAACGTATCCTGACCCAACGCTGGCCATGGACAAACATCACCAAAGAAATCACGATCGAAAAGCCATTTTCCAGTATCAAAAAAGTGGAAATCGATCCAAGCCTGAGAATGGCCGATATTGATCGGGAAAACAATACGTTCTCCACCGAAACCAAAGAGGAATAA